A window from Cryptomeria japonica chromosome 1, Sugi_1.0, whole genome shotgun sequence encodes these proteins:
- the LOC131858332 gene encoding uncharacterized mitochondrial protein AtMg00810-like: MVNGVRFEDCLEGASNFVSWKFRIMIALRDNELDEFVKKVVPELDDKGEDHLIIKCKQELASEFDMKDLGLLHYFLSLEVWQKPDGIILSQGKYIIEILKRFGMMNCKSMVTPMETNLHKLREDAAYSKLADPTLYRQLIGSLMYLVNTRSYICYAVSALSQFMSEPRLIHLVVAKHILRYLRGTIGYGLKYDNVDLNLHWYIDSDWAGSVTNRKSTSGCCFSLGSAMTPGSVGSNLQLHSTP, encoded by the exons ATGGTGAATGGTGTTAGATTCGAGGATTGCCTTGAAGGAGCTtccaattttgtatcttggaagtttaggATTATGATTGCCTTAAGAGATAACGAATTAGATGAATTCGTAAAGAAAGTTGTACCTGAACTAGATGACAAAG GAGAAGACCATCTCATTATCAAATGTAAACAGGAACTAGCAtctgaatttgatatgaaagacctAGGTCTATTGCACTATTTCCTTagtttagaagtatggcagaaaCCTGATGGAATCATTCTAAGTCAAGGCAAGTATATCATTGAAATTCTTAAAAGGTTTGGGATGATGAATTGTAAATCCATGGTCACACCTATGGAAACAAACTTGCATAAGTTAAGAGAAGATGCAGCTTATTCAAAATTGGCAGATCCCACTCTTTACAGACAattgattgggtccttgatgtactTGGTCAATACTAGATCATATATTTGTTATGCAGTTAGTGCGCTTAGTCAGTTCATGAGTGAACCAAGACTAATACATTTGGTTGTGGCAAAACATATTCTGAGATACCTACGTGGCACAATTGGGTATGGTTTAAAATATGATAATGTGGACCTGAACCTTCATTGGTAtattgattctgattgggctgggaGTGTAACTAATCGAAAGAGCACATCTGGGTGTTGTTTCAGTTTGGGTTCAGCTATGACTCCTGGTTCAGTAGGAAGCAATCTTCAGTTGCACTCAACTCCATAg